A stretch of Lathyrus oleraceus cultivar Zhongwan6 chromosome 6, CAAS_Psat_ZW6_1.0, whole genome shotgun sequence DNA encodes these proteins:
- the LOC127098465 gene encoding zinc finger CCCH domain-containing protein 11 encodes MPPKQSKADVAKKQKVVEDKTFGLKNKNKSKAVQKYVQNLKSSVQPKTDPKVDAKKKREEEKAKEKELNDLFKIAVSQPKVPAGVDPKSILCEFFKVGQCAKGFKCKFSHDLNVQRKGEKIDIYSDKRDDDTMEEWDQATLEKVVESKQNEYNQNKPTDIVCKHFLDAVERKQYGWFWACPNGGKNCIYRHALPPGYILKSQMKALLEEESDKMPIEEEIEKQRAQVKTTTPMSTELFLQWKKKKIDEREASLAAQQAERAKNDRMSGRELFLSDASLFVDDAEAYDKYHRQPESDETEQNGTGSAANNGPSTSAAGGADDELPDDIDDDDDELDLDELDELEASLAKTSIHIKEAEA; translated from the exons ATGCCTCCGAAGCAATCAAAAGCTGATGTAGCGAAGAAGCAGAAGGTTGTTGAAGACAAAACTTTTGGTCTCAAgaacaaaaacaaaagcaaagcagTTCAGAAATATGTTCAGAATCTTAAGTCTTCCGTGCAGCCCAAAACCGACCCCAAAGTCGATGCAAAG AAAAAGAGGGAGGAAGAGAAGGCAAAAGAGAAGGAGCTGAATGATTTGTTCAAAATTGCTGTCAGTCAGCCTAAAGTCCCAGCTG GTGTTGATCCCAAGTCTATATTATGTGAGTTTTTTAAAGTGGGTCAGTGTGCTAAGGGCTTCAAATGCAAATTTTCCCATGATTTGAATGTTCAGAGGAAAGGAGAAAAGATTGACATATATAGTGATAAGCGCGATGATG ATACAATGGAGGAATGGGATCAAGCGACATTGGAGAAAGTGGTAGAGTCGAAGCAAAATGAGTATAATCAGAACAAACCAACTGATATT GTATGCAAACACTTTTTAGATGCGGTTGAGAGGAAGCAATATGGTTGGTTTTGGGCATGTCCCAATGGCGGTAAGAATTGTATCTATAGACATGCACTTCCACCTGGatatattttaaaatcccaaatGAAGGCTTTGTTGGAGGAGGAGTCTGATAAAATGCCAATTGAGGAGGAGATTGAAAAGCAG CGTGCCCAAGTGAAAACTACAACCCCTATGTCTACTGAGTTATTCCTCCAAtggaagaagaaaaagattgatgAGAGAGAGGCTAGTTTGGCTGCCCAACAGGCAGAGAGGGCTAAGAATGACCGCATGAG TGGCCGTGAGCTGTTTCTGTCAGATGCTAGCTTGTTTGTGGATGATGCTGAAGCATATGATAAGTACCATAGACAACCTGAATCTGATGAAACTGAACAGAAT GGGACTGGGAGTGCCGCTAATAATGGTCCCAGCACCTCAGCAGCAGGTGGCGCTGATGATGAACTTCCTGATGATATTGACGACGACGATGATGAATTGGACTTGGATGAGTTGGATGAACTGGAAGCTAGTTTAGCCAAGACATCAATCCAcattaaggaagctgaagcttAA